The Staphylococcus haemolyticus region TGAGCCGAAAAATCACTTCTGAAACTGGTAGAAGTGAATTATATGATATTTCAATAGCTATTGAGAAACGTATGAAAAAAGAAAAAGGACTCATTCCTAATGTCGATTTCTTTAGTGCTACTGTATATCACAGTATGGATATTCCACACGATTTATTCACGCCAATTTTCGCGGTAAGTCGTACATCTGGTTGGACAGCACATATTCTAGAACAATATCGTGATAATAGAATAATGCGTCCTAGAGCTAATTACGTCGGTGAAACTAATCGTAAGTATTTACCAATTGAAGAAAGATAAATTTTAAACTTTAATAGATTTCACAATATTTGGAGGTAAAATTATGTCAGCTGAAAAAATTACTAGAATTAACGATGGATTAAATGTACCTAATGAACCAATTATTCCTTTTATTATTGGTGATGGTATTGGACCAGATATTTGGAAAGCAGCGAGTCGCGTTATTGATGCAGCTGTTGAAAAAGCATATAACGGCGAAAAACGTATTGAATGGAAAGAAGTACTAGCAGGTCAAAAAGCTTTTGATGAAACAGGTGAATGGTTACCTCAAGAAACGCTTGACACGATTAAAGAATATTTAATCGCTATTAAGGGACCATTAACTACACCAATTGGTGGTGGTATTCGTTCATTAAATGTTGCATTACGTCAAGAATTAGACCTATTTACATGTTTACGTCCAGTTCGTTGGTTCAAAGGTGTCCCTTCACCAGTTAAACGTCCACAAGATGTTGATATGGTCATCTTCCGTGAAAATACTGAAGATATTTATGCAGGTATCGAATTTAAAGAAGGTACTGATGAAGTTAAAAAAATTATTGATTTCTTACAAAATGAAATGGGTGCTACTAACATTCGCTTCCCAGAAACTTCAGGTATTGGTGTGAAACCAGTTTCTAAAGAAGGTACTGAACGTTTAGTTAGAGCTGCAATTCAGTATGCAATCGATAATAACCGTAAAACTGTTACGCTTGTTCACAAAGGTAATATTATGAAATTCACCGAAGGCGCATTTAAGCAATGGGGCTATGATGTAGCTCATAATGAATTTGCTGATAAGGTATTTACTTGGCAACAATATGATGAAATTGTTGAAAAAGATGGTAAAGATGCAGCAAATCAAGCTCAAGAAAAAGCTGAACAAGATGGAAAAATCATTATTAAAGATTCTATCGCTGACATTTTCTTACAACAAATTTTAACTCGTCCAGCAGAACATGATGTAGTTGCTACAATGAATCTAAATGGTGACTATATTTCAGATGCTTTAGCAGCTCAAGTGGGCGGAATTGGAATTGCACCTGGTGCAAACATTAACTATGAGTCAGGACACGCTATTTTCGAAGCAACACATGGTACTGCACCTAAATATGCTGGTTTAAACAAAGTTAACCCATCTTCTGAATTATTAAGTTCAGTTCTAATGTTAGAACATTTAGGTTGGCAAGAAGCCGCTGATAAGATTACTGATGCAATTGAAGCTACTATTGCTTCTAAAGTTGTAACTTATGATTTTGCTCGTTTAATGGATGGTGCTACTGAAGTATCAACTTCAGAATTCGCTGATGAGTTAATTAAAAACTTAAAGTAATTTATTTACACATTAATATATTATAACTTTAAAGAATTAATAGATTGATGATGCATTGCACTAATGTATTAGTTAACACAATAGCGCAAGTTTTAAAGGATTCTCAATCATAGCAATTTTTAACAAAAGTGGAACATTGAATTTATATTAAATTCTGTTCCGCTTTTTTATTATGAAGTAAAACAAATAACTTTATTTTGTTTATAATTTATTAATAATTTTTTAAAAATAATAAAATTAATACTCAATATGTGGAAAATAATCATATGATTGTTAAGATTATGTAAATTTAATATGTTGTATGTTATTTTTGTTTTAACTTCCGTTATAATGAAAATGAAATGTTATATTAATTCAGGGAGGCACATTATGTCACAAAAAGTATTAGTGGTTGACGATGAGCAATCAATTGTAACTTTACTTAAATATAATCTTGAAACGGCTGGTTACATCGTTGAGGTAGCTTACGATGGTGAAGAAGCTTTGGAAAAGGTGAATGAAATTCAACCAGAACTTGTCGTTTTAGATGTAATGTTACCTAAAAAAGATGGTATTGAAGTATGTAAAACAATACGTTCTGATAAAAATTTAGTACCTATTTTAATGTTAACTGCAAAAGATGATGAGTTTGATCGTGTATTAGGATTAGAATTAGGTGCCGATGATTATATGACAAAACCTTTTTCTCCTAGAGAAGTTGTGGCGAGAGTTAAAGCTATCTTGAGAAGATCTAAATTTGCTAGTGAAATTGAAAAAGCAGATGTTGATGATGAGGATATATTGATTGAAAATATTAGAATCAGACCTGAATTCTTTGAGGTATATAAAGATGATGAATTATTAGAACTCACTCCTAAAGAATTTGAACTATTGTTGTATCTAATAGAAAGACAAGGGCGAGTAATCACTCGAGAACACATGTTAAATTCTGTATGGAATTATGAATTCGCAGGCGATTCTCGAATTGTTGATGTTCATATAAGTCATTTAAGAGACAAACTCGAAGAGAATCCGAAACAACCTAAATTAATTAAAACTGTTCGTGGACTCGGTTATAAATTAGAGAGACCTAAAGCTTAATGCTTAAATTTCATCATAGATTATTATTGCTATTAAGCACAATTACTATAATCAGTTTTATTGGTTTAGGCGTCATTATTCATCATACAATTTATCAAATATTATCAACAGCTCAGGTTACAGAACTCAAACATGTATCTGAAAATTTTTTGAAATTAAACAAGCAAAATGAGAATAATGAAATTAAAAATATTTCAGCTAATCAAAATTTAATTGTTAGAATTTCTGAAAATGGTAAAGTGATATACCAAACTGGTAACCAAAATAAAATAAATGATAACATTGATAATGAAGCTAATCCATCAAATATCATTTATAAAAGAGAAAATGGTCAGGTTAGATATACATTTAAAACAACTGTCAATGACAAAACGATATACATAAGTGGGATGAATACTGAGATTCTTGAATTACAGAAGAGTATGTGGAAGTATTTATCTTTAATAGGAATTATTGTTCTTTTAGCGATTTATTTAGCTGTTAGAAGTATCAATCGTACATATATTAGACCGATTAATGAAGTGACTTATGCTACCTCGTTAATTGCTGATGGATACTATCATGTTAGAGTACCTGAAAGCAATGTTAAGGAGACAAAAGCGCTATTTGTCACGACTAACGATCTTGCAAGACGGTTACAAAAGCTTAATAATAAACAAAAAATGCAATCAAATCGATTAAAAACAACATTAGAAAATATACCAAGTTCAGTATTAATGATTGACAAACATGGTGAAATTGTTGTGGCCAATCATGCATACTATGAGTTGTTTAGGCCAAACGGTAAGGTTGAAAATAAAAACTATACATCATATTTAGATCCTAAAATTCAACAATTAATTCTAGAAAGTTTCAAAACTGAAAAGCCACTATATGATCAGATAGAAATTTTATTAAATAATGTTCATCATAAATATTTCGATTTGTCATGTGTTCCAATACTAAGTAAATCTAAGAAAAAGTTACAAGGTATGGTTGTAGTAATGCATGACATTACAAATTTGAAAAAATTGGAAAACTTGCGTCGGGAGTTTGTTGCAAATGTATCTCATGAGCTTAAAACACCTATTACATCTATTAAAGGCTTCGCTGAAACACTCATAGAAGGTGCGAAAAACGATGAAGAATCACTTGATATGTTCTTAAATATTATTTTAAAAGAATCTAATCGTATTGAGTCACTCGTTATGGATTTATTGGATTTATCACATATCGAACAACAAACAGAGATAGAAACAGCATTTATGAATTTATCAGAGCTTGCTTACACAACTATTGATAACTTACAAAACCAGGCAAGATATAAAGATATTAAAATAGTATCCGAAATAGAAAAAGATGTCATTATAGAAGCACATGAAAACAAAATTGCACAAGTCATTACTAATTTACTATCAAATGCAATTAATTATTCACTTGAGAATAATGAGGTTATTGTAAGAGTGTATAGAGAAGGACATGAAGTAAATTTAGAAATACAAGACTTTGGTATTGGAATAGATAAAAGTGATCAAAAGCATATTTTTGAAAGATTTTATCGGGTGGATAAAGCAAGAAGTAGAGATTCAGGTGGTACAGGTTTAGGTTTATCTATAACAAAACATATAGTGGAGGCACACCATGGAACGATTAATGTCGAAAGCAATATTGGTGAGGGCTCGCTATTTAAAGTTTCATTTTTAGATGAAAAAGAATGATATCGTTCAATAAAGAATGACTATAATATCGCGGTACAAGAACTTTTATTTTGATTAGTAATTAATACAATTATTTTAAGGCCTTTCGTATACTTGCACCAAAAATTTGGTTGAGGATATGAAAGCCCTTTTTTTATTTAAATAAGTAATGGAGAGTGTGAAAAGTTTTTGTATAAACCATACATTCGTTATGGTTCAGGTTATATGCTAAAATATAATAAAATCACTCTGGAGGTATACGCATTGAATAAATTAGTTTTAATTGATGGTAATAGTTTAAGTTTTAGAGCATTTTATGCATTACCACTACTTTCTAACAAAGCAGGAATACATACGAATGCAGTATACGGTTTTGCTATGTTATTGGAAAAGATTATGAGAGAAGAACAACCATCGCACTTTTTAGTTGCGTTTGACGCCGGCAAAACAACATTTAGACATTCAAAATATAGTGAATATAAAGGCGGAAGACAAAGTACACCACCTGAGTTAAGCGAACAGTTCCCATACATTCGACAATTATTAGATACTTACCATATCAAACACTATGAGTTAGAAAATTATGAAGCTGACGATATTATAGGCACATTAAGTAAAGAAGCTAATGACCAAGGGTTTGAAACGATTATAGTTACTGGGGATCGAGATTTAACACAGTTAGCAACTGATAATGTTACTATTTATTACACAAAGAAAGGTGTAACAGATGTTGATCATTATACGCCAGAATTCATTGCTGAAAAATATGATGGACTTAATCCCAATCAAATTATAGATATGAAAGGACTAATGGGGGATGCATCTGATAACATCCCTGGCGTTGCTGGTGTAGGCGAAAAGACAGCTATCAAGCTATTGAAACAATTTAATACAGTTGAAGGTGTTTATGACAATATAGATTCAGTCTCTGGAAAAAAATTAAAAGAAAAACTCGAAAATAGTCGTGAAGACGCATTCATGAGTAAAGACTTAGCAACGATTAATAAAAATAGTCCAATTGAAGTAACATTACAAGACACTGTGTTAAAAAATCAAGATGATAATAAAGATAAAATTGAATTATTCAAAAAGTTAGAATTCAAACAATTATTATCTGATATAGATAGTAATAATACTGAAGAGAAACACGAAGATAAAGTCATTGAAGTGAGTAATGATTTTAACAACATAAATTTTAAAGAATTAAAAGAAGCTGTGATTCACATCGAAGTAGATGGTACCAATTACTTACAGGATACAATTTTAAAATTTGGATTTTATGATGGAGTGGACCATGTTGTAATAGCTTCCGATCAACTAAAGGAATATCCTGAATTGATTAAATGGCTAGAGAATGAGACTACAGAAAAAATTGTTTATGATGCTAAAAAAACATACGTTGTTGCGCATAGATTAGATATAGATATAAAAAATATTGTATTTGATGTTATGTTAGCAAGTTATATTATCGATCCATCAAGAACGATAGATGATGTAAACTCTGTAGTAAGTAATTATAATCAAAATTTTGTCCAAGATGATATTTCAATTTATGGAAAAGGGAAAAAGAGACATGTCCCAGAAGACACAATATTAAA contains the following coding sequences:
- the icd gene encoding NADP-dependent isocitrate dehydrogenase, whose translation is MSAEKITRINDGLNVPNEPIIPFIIGDGIGPDIWKAASRVIDAAVEKAYNGEKRIEWKEVLAGQKAFDETGEWLPQETLDTIKEYLIAIKGPLTTPIGGGIRSLNVALRQELDLFTCLRPVRWFKGVPSPVKRPQDVDMVIFRENTEDIYAGIEFKEGTDEVKKIIDFLQNEMGATNIRFPETSGIGVKPVSKEGTERLVRAAIQYAIDNNRKTVTLVHKGNIMKFTEGAFKQWGYDVAHNEFADKVFTWQQYDEIVEKDGKDAANQAQEKAEQDGKIIIKDSIADIFLQQILTRPAEHDVVATMNLNGDYISDALAAQVGGIGIAPGANINYESGHAIFEATHGTAPKYAGLNKVNPSSELLSSVLMLEHLGWQEAADKITDAIEATIASKVVTYDFARLMDGATEVSTSEFADELIKNLK
- a CDS encoding response regulator transcription factor; amino-acid sequence: MSQKVLVVDDEQSIVTLLKYNLETAGYIVEVAYDGEEALEKVNEIQPELVVLDVMLPKKDGIEVCKTIRSDKNLVPILMLTAKDDEFDRVLGLELGADDYMTKPFSPREVVARVKAILRRSKFASEIEKADVDDEDILIENIRIRPEFFEVYKDDELLELTPKEFELLLYLIERQGRVITREHMLNSVWNYEFAGDSRIVDVHISHLRDKLEENPKQPKLIKTVRGLGYKLERPKA
- the pnpS gene encoding two-component system histidine kinase PnpS codes for the protein MLKFHHRLLLLLSTITIISFIGLGVIIHHTIYQILSTAQVTELKHVSENFLKLNKQNENNEIKNISANQNLIVRISENGKVIYQTGNQNKINDNIDNEANPSNIIYKRENGQVRYTFKTTVNDKTIYISGMNTEILELQKSMWKYLSLIGIIVLLAIYLAVRSINRTYIRPINEVTYATSLIADGYYHVRVPESNVKETKALFVTTNDLARRLQKLNNKQKMQSNRLKTTLENIPSSVLMIDKHGEIVVANHAYYELFRPNGKVENKNYTSYLDPKIQQLILESFKTEKPLYDQIEILLNNVHHKYFDLSCVPILSKSKKKLQGMVVVMHDITNLKKLENLRREFVANVSHELKTPITSIKGFAETLIEGAKNDEESLDMFLNIILKESNRIESLVMDLLDLSHIEQQTEIETAFMNLSELAYTTIDNLQNQARYKDIKIVSEIEKDVIIEAHENKIAQVITNLLSNAINYSLENNEVIVRVYREGHEVNLEIQDFGIGIDKSDQKHIFERFYRVDKARSRDSGGTGLGLSITKHIVEAHHGTINVESNIGEGSLFKVSFLDEKE
- the polA gene encoding DNA polymerase I, yielding MNKLVLIDGNSLSFRAFYALPLLSNKAGIHTNAVYGFAMLLEKIMREEQPSHFLVAFDAGKTTFRHSKYSEYKGGRQSTPPELSEQFPYIRQLLDTYHIKHYELENYEADDIIGTLSKEANDQGFETIIVTGDRDLTQLATDNVTIYYTKKGVTDVDHYTPEFIAEKYDGLNPNQIIDMKGLMGDASDNIPGVAGVGEKTAIKLLKQFNTVEGVYDNIDSVSGKKLKEKLENSREDAFMSKDLATINKNSPIEVTLQDTVLKNQDDNKDKIELFKKLEFKQLLSDIDSNNTEEKHEDKVIEVSNDFNNINFKELKEAVIHIEVDGTNYLQDTILKFGFYDGVDHVVIASDQLKEYPELIKWLENETTEKIVYDAKKTYVVAHRLDIDIKNIVFDVMLASYIIDPSRTIDDVNSVVSNYNQNFVQDDISIYGKGKKRHVPEDTILNKHIASITEAIYACKPEMVAELESHQQIDLLLNLELPLARILSEMEETGIYTDINDLRQMQSEIQGKLDLLISNIHEAAGEEFNINSPKQLGVVLFETLELPVIKKTKTGYSTAVDVLEQLQGQHPIIDYILEYRQLSKLQSTYVEGLQKVISKDNRIHTRFNQTLAQTGRLSSVDPNLQNIPVRLEEGRKIRKAFKPTSNDSVILSADYSQIELRVLAHITQDESMKEAFINEKDVHTATAMKVFDVEANEVNALMRRQAKAVNFGIVYGISDYGLSQSLNITRKKAKAFIDDYLASFPGVKQYMSDIVKDAKADGYVETLLHRRRYIPDINSRNFNLRGFAERTAMNTPIQGSAADIIKLAMVEFDRQIKQTSYHAQLLLQVHDELIFEVPANEVEDFSLFVEEIMEHALQLDVPLKVDSNYGSTWYDAK